The Methanolacinia petrolearia DSM 11571 genome has a segment encoding these proteins:
- a CDS encoding 50S ribosomal protein L23, protein MIIKHPYVSEKASMDMEYEGKLQFIVDNKASKKQIAAELEKMFGQNVKSVRTLMTMKGQKKAIVCFENEKAGEEILSRLGIM, encoded by the coding sequence ATGATAATCAAGCACCCGTATGTTTCGGAAAAGGCTTCAATGGACATGGAATATGAAGGCAAACTTCAGTTCATAGTCGACAACAAGGCTTCGAAAAAACAGATCGCTGCAGAGCTTGAGAAGATGTTTGGCCAGAACGTCAAATCAGTCAGAACCCTGATGACGATGAAGGGCCAGAAGAAAGCGATCGTATGCTTCGAGAACGAGAAGGCCGGCGAGGAGATCCTCAGCAGGCTCGGAATCATGTAA
- a CDS encoding 50S ribosomal protein L2 — MGKRIISQNRGRGGPTYRAPSHKYKASLKHPGNVKETIKGQIIDIEHDPARHAPIAKVELEDGKKMFMLVTEGMGVSEKVAWGPEAGISNGNTLSLKDIPVGAYVCNVEARPNDGGKFIRASGVQAQVIGKSDDGRVGIKMPSGKNKWFNEDCRATIGIVAGGGRSEKPFVKAGKKYHKVKSQAQKWPRVKGVCMNVIDHPFGGGGHQHCGRPKTVSRGTSPGRKVGHIAAKRTGRK; from the coding sequence ATGGGAAAACGAATTATCTCACAGAACCGCGGACGCGGAGGACCTACATACCGTGCACCCTCGCACAAGTATAAGGCGTCGCTCAAGCACCCCGGCAATGTCAAAGAGACAATAAAGGGACAGATCATTGACATCGAGCATGATCCGGCCCGCCACGCACCTATTGCAAAGGTCGAACTCGAAGACGGAAAGAAGATGTTCATGCTCGTTACTGAAGGGATGGGCGTCTCCGAGAAGGTCGCATGGGGACCCGAAGCAGGAATCAGCAACGGAAACACCCTCAGCCTTAAGGACATCCCCGTAGGAGCATACGTCTGCAACGTCGAGGCAAGGCCAAACGACGGCGGAAAGTTTATTCGCGCAAGCGGTGTTCAGGCACAGGTTATCGGAAAATCCGACGACGGACGTGTCGGTATCAAGATGCCGAGCGGAAAGAACAAGTGGTTCAACGAAGACTGCCGTGCAACAATCGGAATCGTCGCAGGCGGAGGACGCAGCGAGAAACCGTTCGTCAAGGCAGGAAAGAAGTACCACAAGGTCAAGTCACAGGCACAGAAGTGGCCGAGAGTCAAGGGTGTCTGCATGAACGTCATCGACCACCCGTTCGGTGGCGGTGGACACCAGCACTGCGGAAGGCCGAAGACTGTTTCAAGAGGCACTTCACCCGGAAGAAAGGTCGGTCATATTGCGGCCAAACGCACAGGAAGGAAATAA
- a CDS encoding 30S ribosomal protein S19, whose translation MAKKTQKRLPRRKEEFTYHGYKIEELQQMSLTELLPIMPSRARRKYNRGLSPGQEKLISDMREGKERVRTHLRDMVIMPEMIGKTIEVHNGKEFVKVELQPEAVFHYLGEFALTRRRVTHGSAGIGATRSSKYVPLK comes from the coding sequence ATGGCAAAGAAAACTCAGAAGCGCTTGCCGAGGCGAAAAGAAGAATTTACGTACCACGGCTACAAAATCGAAGAACTTCAGCAGATGAGCCTTACAGAGCTTCTCCCCATCATGCCTTCAAGGGCACGCCGCAAATACAACCGCGGACTTTCACCGGGGCAGGAAAAGCTGATTTCTGATATGAGAGAGGGCAAGGAGCGTGTACGGACGCACCTCCGTGACATGGTAATCATGCCCGAGATGATAGGAAAGACGATCGAAGTGCACAACGGGAAGGAGTTTGTGAAAGTAGAGCTCCAGCCCGAAGCGGTGTTCCACTACCTTGGAGAGTTCGCCCTTACAAGAAGACGCGTTACTCACGGAAGTGCAGGTATCGGTGCAACAAGATCCAGTAAATACGTACCGCTGAAGTGA